In the genome of Juglans microcarpa x Juglans regia isolate MS1-56 chromosome 6S, Jm3101_v1.0, whole genome shotgun sequence, the window aatttattttacaatatgacgAATCATATCAACTCGCACACATTaatttgtgatattatttttgtgtaatccggttaaaatatttttctatatttattattataaattaaattttcagaTATTGGATATTGGAGATAAAGTGATCAAATCTACAAATACGTGAACTAAGGTTGATAACTATTAATGATTCAGGATAacccaaagaagaaaaacacacacaaaGGGATGATCTATGCGCATTAAACTTCTCCTTTCAGTATATATAAAGTTCTTGAACTTTTGAAGTGATAGATCTGCATATATAGTCACAAACCAGCTTAATGATCAGGGTCGCATTCAGCCGTTATGGGGCTTTATGCTAGTGTCCAGGCCGTCACGCGGTATCTTACACACCCTTGATTCGAATATAGAAGGCctagatcaatatataattatatcttgGTTGGTCCCTGATCGATCGATCTCCATCCCTTCTGCACTTTGCATGAAAAAAGGTTGCCTTAAAGCCCTAAAAGACAGTCTTTTTCTGATCGACTCCATcagtttgatatgatatatatgctcAAAGTCAAATTTGCTACAAACACACACTAAGACAGCGCATGCCCATAAGGGCATAATTATTTTGTTCACAAAATCATGAACCGCCGTTCAAAGACAAGAAGCATCCCCGTCAAAGAATCATAAGTCAAGTTACTGCTTGCAACTTGCCCGTGTGATATACGTATAAACCCCCTACCGACACAATACTGGCCACGAGCTTAATGGCCTGGACCTTGGGACTGATCTTtatcaatacaaaaaaaaaaaaaaaaaaaaggaaaatggaaagatTATATATTGTTTAAGTACGTACCTCCTGAATTAtcgttttctttttataacatGATGAACTCTAATTAATGCATACAATATAGACATCCTGCAGGTTTCCGAAAGTCTAAATTCATGATGTCAAAGTCTCAAAGTTTTGAAGTAGGATTAACAGAGTCCAGAGATCATATATGTAGAGAAAATTATAGCGATTCAAAGAATTAATTAAGTATGGTTTTTATATTCCTTGAGATGCAGGGGAAGCTCGCTCGAGAATGGACTTTTGGTGACCACCGAAGATTTGACAACTTCTAGGCTTAGCTTGGCTTTACGTAGGGAATCTACTGAGAATAGAGTAGAGGCCCACTTGGGGGAGGTTTGGAAAGACTGGAATTAAGGTCTGGGCTTCGGATGAAGGGGACGGAATCTACGTGCGTACCACGCGGGTTGGCTATCAGGACTGAGCTAGGACTGAATCTGAGTCAAATCGTGCATTATACGTCGCCGTTAATTGTTGTGTGgattattcaaaactttgacgACTAGAAACTTTGGATATCTTATATCAATTTGGTTTGCATCAATACCTCGTATTAATTTGGATTTGCATCACCTTAATttgatgtaattaattaattaattaatggtaccatatgatatttatatgatttCAACTTATTTAGCTGATGAGGCCTAACAacctaataaatttttttaaaaaattctctaTGATTTTCGGGTGATTGGTTTGGTGATTTTTGGCGGATTGGTTTAACGTTTTTTCGGTTGCCATTTTGAGCGCGCCGGTGCCTCTCCATGGCAACTGCTGATGGGCCAGCGGCTACTTAGGGTCATCATTGGAAGTTCACGAACCTAGTCTCAGCGGCCCCTCAGTCGATTCCGGAATATGATGTGCCAGTTAGGGCACCGAAAATCATTGATGGTGagctttgttttttgttttctaaggATGAACTTAAACGATCTGCAGAACCTTTCCGGTTCTCCCTTGTTCTGAAATTCCTTTGGTGACGACCTTCTATGGATACAATCCGATCTTTCATTCATACTCATTGGGGTTTGTCAGGAATCCCTGTGGTTTCGACGATGAGTAGGCAATGTAACGTTTTTACAGTTTTAGTCAGAGGATGATTTAAACAAAGCCTTGGCTCGGGAAGCACCTGACGTTGATGGAGTGCATTATCGGGCTTTCCGTTGGTCGACAGAGTTTAATGAGGATAAGGAACCATCTTTAGTCCTAGTTTGGATCTCCCTACCAGGTCTCCCACCACACTTTTATCATTCCTTATTTCTGAAGATTTTCACTGTGTCTATTGGAAGATTTATTTGTCGTGACAATATAACTTGCTGTGCAGTCAGAACAGATGGCGCTTGTATTTGCATGGAGATGGATGCAACGAAGACTCCCCGAGTTTTTTCTGGATCGGTTCCCCTGGATCTGCTGCTAGCTAGTTACAAGAATTTGTTTTTGGAACTCTCCCTGTATTATGCACAAAATGTAAATTACAAGGACATAATGAGATGACATGTAAGTTTGAAGGTGAGAAAGGCATATCGACTCAGAAAGTGGGTGGAAAGAAATGGGTGCGTAAGGGTCTTCAGGATAAATCATAAGGAGAAACGGTGCGCCAGTACAGACAAATCTCATTACTGGGGTTCAATTCAATGAAGTGCATGTGGTAGGTGTAATTGCCGATGAAAGCAATAAGGTGCTTGAGAATAAAGTAGAAAATCTGAGGAAGGAAGGAAAACCACAAAGCCATCAGAAGAACATTATTATTCACGTGGAGCTAGTTTCTCAAGGAGATGTTGTAGTGCAGGAGGGTCATGTGAAACGGTCAGCATTGGTGACTGAAGAAACAGTTCTTATTGGGGAGGTGGAAGAGGGTGAAGTTTTACTTAACAAAGACCTTGTGCAGGAGCCACATGTGACTTTGGTCGTGGCAAATGTGGAGGTTGGCCATTGTCAATCTGGGGTTGTTGGCTTGGAGTATGAACGGGAGAATGCTCAGGAAGAAGACCATGGTCTTCAAGTTGATGATGAAATTGATCTAGACATGCCTCCACTGACGGACATTGATGATGTTCAACTAGAGGTTCAAGAGGAAGCGCtggttggcgtgcatcttcagACCCTGTCTGATTCGGAAGGTTTACAGCACAATGCTCATATTCAACAGGAAAAAGAAGTTATATCGGACTCTGATAAGTCATCCCGAAACATTGATGGGATGATGGGAACTAAGGTGAGAAGCTCTAATAGGGCAAAAAGCAAGCCTTTGCGTTTTAAATTTATGATGAATAGGATTATGTATTGGAATATTCAAAGACTTGGGACTTCTAGAAAAAGACTGTTGAAGATGGTGAGATCAAGTAAGTCATGTATTTTTGTCGTAGCTGAGCCTTTTGTTGATGGGCAACAACTTTGTCGTTTGCAGAAATACGTTTATTTTGAAGGCAGTGCTTTGAATCAAGAGGAAGGGGCAAACTTTGGGTGTTATGGTCTAAAGATGTGAAAACCTTTGTGCTTGGTTCTTCTTCCCAGAGTATTATAATGGAGATAAATCTGAATGGTAAAAGTTTGtgaatttcttttgtttgtgcAAAATGTAAATATAGGGATCGTCGGATGTTGTGggatgatttatatagtttacATCTTCAGAATGTTCCATGGATGgttattggagattttaatataatcggATCGGATGAGGAGCGGATTAGGGGGCGATCTCACCCGCATATTGCCATAAAGGAATTTAATTCTTTCATTGATATGGCTGGATTAGGTGAATTGAGCTTCCAATGGAATAAGatgacttggtgtaatggtcACGTTGTGAGGTCTTGGAGTTGGGCAAGATTGGATTGAGCTCTTGTCAATTCGGTTTTTGTATTAAAGTATCCTTCGGCGAGAGTATTTTATTTACCAAAAATACCTTTTGATCATGCTCTTTTATAGGTTGATTTGATGCGAGAAGATATGAGATATAAACATGTTCCGTTCAAGTTTTAGCAAATGTGGACAACTCATGAATAGTTTTTAGACTTTGTTACTAATGCATGGAAGGAGGAACAGTGTGGTGGGGGAATGGTTCGCTTGGTGAGgaaattaaaaagtttgaaGGGTGCTCTCCGTGTATGGAACTGGAAGGTTTTCGGTTGGACTGGGATTCAAATTAAGCAGTTGGAGGAAATGGTGCATGCATTGGAGGAACAATTGCAAGTTGGTGTCTCAGAGGATGTAAAACTAGATCTATTAACTTCCAAAGTTGAATTGGCTACGTGGAATAGTAGAGAAGAAAGTTGTTTGGCCCAACAAGCAAAGCAAACATGGCTGAATTCGGGAGAAgcaaacttaaaatttttcaagTTCATGGCTTCCAAAAGTCATAAAGTGGTGGGGCAAATGAAAATTAGTGAGAATTCATGGCTGAAAACTTCGAAGGAAGTTCCCTTAGGGGCTGTGGCTTATTTCCAAAATTTATTGGCCTTTAATCACCAATCACCATTACCAGATTTATCTTCGCTTATTGATCGGGTCATTCAGGAGGATGACAATGTGACTCTTCTAGAGCTTCCTTCAATCCAAGAGGTAAAACATGATATGTTTTCAATTCTTACGGATAGTAGTTCGAGTCCTGATGGATTCGGGTCGGGTTTTTATAAAGCCTGTTGGGGTATTGTTGGTTCAGATGTGGTGGATGGagtacatgattttttttagtggTGGTAAAATCCTAAGGGAATTCACGGCCTCTTTTCTAGTTTTGATTCCCAAGGTTGATAATCTAaaaagttttgataagtttcgTCCTATTAGCCTTTGCTTAGTGTTCTATAAGGCATGTACAAAAAATCTTGTGGGTCAGTTATCTTCTTTATTACCTCTATTAATCTCTTAGGAACAATGAGGCTTTATACCTGGGAGAagcatttttgaaaatgtgAGTTTAACACAGGAGATGattcaaaacattaataaaCCGGCTCGGTGAAGTAATGTGGTTTTGAAGATAGACATGGCCAAGACCTACGATAGTATTAAATGTGATTTTCTTATTCATTCTTTGGTTGCTTATGGGTTTTTTGAGGAAGCTTGTATTTTGGTACGTCAATGTGTCTCTTCCCCATGGTTCTTAGTTGTCATGAATGGTATTCCAAAGGATTTTTTTCTAGGAGGAAGAGGTTTGCGATAAGGAGATCATTTTCATCTCCTTACCTCTTATCTTAGTGGAAGAAATTCTTTCCAGATTGttgaaaaagagttttcaagaaaggaatatctctcattttcaaCATCCTAGAGGGGCACCAACTATATCTCACctgttatatgttgatgatattgttctCTTAGTGGAAGAAATTCTTTCCAGATTGttgaaaaagagttttcaagaaAGGAATATCTCTCCTTTTCAGCATCCTAGAGGGGCACCAACTATATCTCACATGTTATATGctgatgatattgtgatttttgctAGTGgtgataaaaagttgaattgcgcCATTTATGAGGTTCTTACAATAGTTGGTCTGGGCAACGGGTCAACAAAGAGAAGTCCTCAGTTATTTTTTTGACCCTTATTTCATGTGCTAGGCGAAGAAACATCTTACATATTTCTAACTTCACTAAAGGGTCTCTGCCATTCAAATATTTGGAGGTTCCTATTGTGTCTGAGAGGTTAAAAGCAGTTCATTTTGATGAGTTCCTTGGTAAGATCAAAGATAAAATTGGGGGATAGCAATCTCGGCTTTTGTCTAGTGGAGCTCCCCTCCTACTTTTGAAGCATGTGCTTGTCAGTTTTTCGATTCATCTTCTTTCGGTTTTGCAAGTACCAAAATTTGTCCTTTCCTATATTTCCAaaagttttagtaattttttatggGGTTATAAGGATGGAAAGCCAAAGAAACATTGGAAATCCTAAGATTTGATGTGCAAACCCGTTAAAGAGGGTGGTATTGGCATTCGAAATTTCGATGGGGTACAGAGAGCTATacatatgaaatttgcttggagGTTATTATCAAAAGACTCTCTTTGGTCCAAATTTTTTAAGGCCAAATATATCAAGTAGAATCATATTTCCATTGTTAACCCAACCAATGgatctatattttgaaaaatggtgATGAAGAGTATACCAGACGTCATTGATCATTCGAGATGGAAACCCAAGAGagataatatttcattttggtTGGATAAATGGTTAGGTGATGAGCCTCTTGCGGCTGCATGTCCTACTATTTTACCAAACTTAAAATTGAAAGACTGTCGCATGGAAGGGGGTTGGGATATAGATTTGCTTGTTTAGTTAGTGGGTGTTCAAAAGGTGCAAGAAATCTCTTATAATTTCTGTAGGCAGAGGGATGGTGCTGATCGTCTAATATGGACGGCTAAGGAGGAAGGTATTTTTTCTACCAAGAGTGCATGGGAGGTTATTCGGATACAAGCTTCAAATGTTAGATGGACTGACTGGATTTGGCATCCGTGTCTTCCAAAAAAATATGGCAACTATCATGTGGAAAAGTAGTCATAATGCTCACACTGTGGATGATAAAATTCGTAGTATTGGCATTCCCTTAGTTTCAAAATGTAACAGTTGTGCACAAGGGGAATATGAGGACTTAAATCATGTGTTGACATCGGGTGAAGTGGCAAGGGCTATTTGGAAGAGATGTGCTATGCAAGTGGGGTTCCTTAGACATCAACAATGCACGTGGATGCAAACTGTTTATGCATGGTTTCCTAGAGCCTCCAAATCATTGACAAAGGATCACCTTATGGGCCTTATTCCCTCTATTGTAACTTGGAGACTTTGGATTTGCCTGTGTAGAGCTCGTATGGAAGGAAAGTGGGAGTCGGTGGAGGATATTTGGCGAAGTATTAAATTTTGGCTTGTTAAACTGAGCGAGAAATTGAAGGTTTTGAAACCTTTATCTCGGTGCGATGAGATTTTGTTGgctaatttaaatatttcatacaaGCTGAAGAAGAACATGCCAATTTAGATAGTGCGCTAGAACCGACCAAGGGAACATTATTTGAAACTAAATATAGATGGAAGCAGTCAGGAAAGCTTGAAGAAGGCAGGTGCAGGTGGGTTAATACGTGATTCATTAGGAAATTTGGTGCTTGCTTTTTCTGTCCCTCTAGAGTACAGTACTTATAATAATTATGCCGAATTCATGTCCCTATTACATGGTGTTAGACATTCGAAGAGTTTGGGTTTTACTAATGTGGAAATAGAGATGGATTCTATGGTTGTTGTAAATTGGATAATTGCCTCTAATTGTCCCATTTGGTACCTAGAAGATTATTGGATTGAGCAAATAGAGTTGCTTCAGGACTTCAATTTCACCATCCGGCACGTCTATAGGCAAGGTAATAGCCAGGCAAATTTCTTGGCAAAGCTGGCATCTGATGATTGTGCTGCTACGTGGGAGTCCTTGTCTTTTGTCCCTTTTTGTTAAGGGGAATGATTAGGACTGATAAACTTGGTCTTCCATATATTAGAACTTGATTTAGAGGGATGggatttttattgttatttgttgttgtttgtgttGTTTGGTCTTAGTTTGCTTGTATAAtgtttaaattgattttaataatgGTTTTAATACTTGGTTTgggattttataattatttgtaacCTCTAAGTATTTGATTATAACCAAGGTATttctccgccataagtgagatttatcaataaaattagggtACCGTcctattctaaaaaaaaaaaaaaaaaaccttatttaGCTGCTGAAActacatgaaaaaagaaatcaacttGTTAATGAATGATAAATCTATCCAAAAATATCTAGTCTACAAATGACGGGATGATCATGTAAAGGGGTGTTCATCTACATGTCGTGGATTTTATTAAATCATTGGATTCACTGATTTTCTATTGACTTATTAAACATGAGACAATTAGTACTGATGATTTTGAACGTGTATATGTATGTTGGAACCAataatacaattaattaataaagcCTTCGTTAATATTGCGAGATGCATCATGTCTTTGCATGTATTATAAGATTAAGAccacttatatatatgttacgtACGTGGAGTCTGATCTTTGGTTAACAGGCACAATACTTGTCAGTAGGATTGGATTAAAGGAGGGGATAGCCTAAAGTATAAACTACTGCTGCAACGAAGGCAATGGACATGCACAGGTATATATGGTGGTATATATGGGCAAGTACCCTTTTCTCTTTGCCACTGCAAAAGGTATTTGCGCAAGCAGTGCTCCACTTTCATGGAATCCAGCTGTGTGCACGGATGTAGGGTTGTGCAGAAAAGCCGTCAACCCACACCATTCGTACCAATCGACCTGACCCGACCGATAAAAGCGGGTTGAACTAACTTACGGGTCAAACCAACTAACTGTCGGTTTCGATCCGACTAAAACTCCCCAAATCTCAAACCATCTGCCATCCCTCcccaaatctcaaaccctagctgCCATCCCTCCCAATTTCTCTCTGTCATCACCGTCAACTCTGTTCGTCATCATTGTCGACTCCATTTGTCTTCCCTGTCGACTCCAACAAGCAACAAGCACAACCTcaaacagagagaaaataaggaaaatagaGGAGTAACTCGTCCACCAACCACCAAGCAACCATAAATTCATCATAATCCCTCGTCCACCAAGCAACCAAAGATTTATCAACAAAGCTCACCTTCAAACATTTTGGTAGCCCAAAGAAAAACATCACACGACCCAACTCATCCCCATCGAGGAGAATGTCGTCAATACGAGAATGGAAAAAGTGAAAGAATTGATCGGCAGCGAGTTTGGAAGGAGAGGAAGCGAAGCGATTTTGGAGAATGGAGAGGAAGATGCGAAGCCATAAATTCACTCGACCATTCTTGTTGGGTTGTAAACTGGCAGACGGGTTTTTGCAGTGCAGaagaaaaattttcttctttctcgtGTCTGTAATCTTCAAGAAATGGAGGATGAGATGCGATGGACAATTTTGACTTTTAAGTTCTAAATTGGCAGATGGGTTGACCCGACTAAAGTTGGGTCGGTTCTTTGCTTGTTGGGTTGGATACGGGTCAGGTCGGGTCGGGCCCAAAACCAGTGCGGGTTGAACGCTGTGCAGGCCTACACGGATGGGCCTCTAATGCACCTGCTAGCCTAAAATATGTACCCGCTTTCTCTCATTCTTCTGAATATTAATGTAATGCACCTGCTAGCCTAAAATATGTACTCGCTTTCTCTCATTCTTCTGAATATTAATG includes:
- the LOC121236674 gene encoding uncharacterized protein LOC121236674; this translates as MVRLVRKLKSLKGALRVWNWKVFGWTGIQIKQLEEMVHALEEQLQVGVSEDVKLDLLTSKVELATWNSREESCLAQQAKQTWLNSGEANLKFFKFMASKSHKVVGQMKISENSWLKTSKEVPLGAVAYFQNLLAFNHQSPLPDLSSLIDRVIQEDDNVTLLELPSIQEVKHDMFSILTDSSSSPDGFGSGFYKACWGIVGSDVVDGVHDFF